CCGGGCGCTTACATCATGCCGCCCATGCCACCCATGCCGCCCATTCCGCCGCCGTGCATGCCGCCGCCGCCGCCCTTTTCCTCGGGCTTCTCGGCGACCATGACCTCGACCGTCAGAAGCATCGTAGCGACCGACGCCGCGTTCTGCAGCGCCGTGCGCGCGACCTTCTTCGGGTCGATGATGCCGGCCTTGATCATGTCGGTGTATTCCTCGGTCGCGGCGTCGAAACCGAAGTTGCCGGTTTCGGCCATCACGCGCTCAACGACCACCGCGCCCTCGCCGCCGGCGTTGGCGACGATCTGGCGGATCGGCTCTTGCAGCGCGCGGGCGATGATATCCACGCCGGCCTGCTGGTCGTGCTCGAGCTTCAGCTTGCGCAGCGCCGGGAGCGTGCGGAGATACGCGACGCCGCCGCCGGGGACGACGCCTTCCTCGACCGCGGCGCGCGTGGCGTTCAACGCATCCTCGACGCGCGCCTTCTTCTCCTTCATCTCGATTTCCGTCGCCGCGCCGACCTTGATGACCGCCACGCCGCCGATGAGCTTCGCCAGGCGCTCCTGGAGCTTCTCGCGGTCGTAGTCGGAGGTCGTTTCCTCGATCTGGGCGCGGATCTGGTTGACGCGGCCCTGGATTTGCGCGGCCTCGCCGGCGCCGTCAACGATCGTCGTGTTATCCTTGTCGATCACGATGCGCTTGGCGCGGCCGAGCTGGTCGAGCGTCACGTTTTCGAGCTTGGTGCCGATGTCCTCGGACACGACCTGCCCGCCCGTGAGGATCGCGATGTCCTCGAGCATGGCCTTGCGGCGATCGCCGAAGCCCGGCGCCTTCACCGCCGCCACGTTTAGCGTGCCGCGCAGCTTGTTGACGACCAGCGTCGCGAGCGCCTCGCCCTCGACATCCTCGGAGACGATGAGAAGGGGCTTGCCGGAGCGCGCCACGCCTTCGAGAACCGGAAGAAGATCCTTCATGTTGCTGATCTTCTTCTCGTTCAGAAGGATGTACACGTCCTCGAGCACGGCCTCCATGCGTTCGGAGTCGGTGACGAAATAGGGCGACAGGTAGCCGCGGTCAAACTGCATG
The sequence above is drawn from the bacterium genome and encodes:
- the groL gene encoding chaperonin GroEL (60 kDa chaperone family; promotes refolding of misfolded polypeptides especially under stressful conditions; forms two stacked rings of heptamers to form a barrel-shaped 14mer; ends can be capped by GroES; misfolded proteins enter the barrel where they are refolded when GroES binds) yields the protein MAAKVIMFGQDARARILSGVNILADAVKATLGPKGRNAILDKSFGAPTVTKDGVTVAKEIEVEDKFENMGAQMVKEVASKTSDVAGDGTTTATVLAQAIYREGFKLVAAGANPMDLKRGIDKAVSVVIEELDKIKRDTQDQKEIAQVGTISANNDETIGTIIAQAMDKVGKEGVITVEEAKSMDTTLEVVEGMQFDRGYLSPYFVTDSERMEAVLEDVYILLNEKKISNMKDLLPVLEGVARSGKPLLIVSEDVEGEALATLVVNKLRGTLNVAAVKAPGFGDRRKAMLEDIAILTGGQVVSEDIGTKLENVTLDQLGRAKRIVIDKDNTTIVDGAGEAAQIQGRVNQIRAQIEETTSDYDREKLQERLAKLIGGVAVIKVGAATEIEMKEKKARVEDALNATRAAVEEGVVPGGGVAYLRTLPALRKLKLEHDQQAGVDIIARALQEPIRQIVANAGGEGAVVVERVMAETGNFGFDAATEEYTDMIKAGIIDPKKVARTALQNAASVATMLLTVEVMVAEKPEEKGGGGGMHGGGMGGMGGMGGMM